TTTGAGGCCTTGAACCCCCAGATCTTAGGAGGGTTGGAAACTGAGGTTGGAGAACTTTCTAGCTGGTActtcgattttttttttttttcgaaaACAATTTTTTCACCCTAGTTTGGTTGGGTGCTCCGTATTACGGGGCCCCAAGTTTATTTTAAGAGTCCGCCACCGTGTTATGGGCGTGTGCAACGGCCTCGACGGCAATAATATGTCAGGACAATGCAATATCCCCCTTGAACTTGGGGAACAGCTCGAGCAACCACTTTTGGAGGCCCCAGGGGCAGCTGCCCCCAGTGCTGGGCCTGGCACAGCCGAAGAGATGGAGACCGAACCGCCTCACAGCGAGCCCGTCCCCATCGAGATTGAAGGCGAGGCCTGTGGACCCCCAGAGATCTCCAGTCCCAACCGCCAGGACCTCAACCAGGCCACTGAGGAAGCTGGAACCCGTGGAAGCCACAGCCCACCTCCTGAGGAAGCCATGCCCTTCGAAGTCGGTCAGCCAAGCTTGGGAGGCTTCTGGCCTACCCTGGAGCAGCCTGGAGGTACCCCTGGGGCCCATGGAGGCCTCGAGGCCTTCAGCCCAGCGTTCACGGAGCCCGGAGTCTTTGGTGATGCCAGATCAGGCTTGGGGAGGTACAGCCCTCCTCCTGAAGAAGCCATGCCCTTTGAGTTTGAGCAGCCTACCCAGGAAGGCTGCAGCCAACTTCTCTTGCAGGTCTCAGACCTTGCTCCAGGAGGTCCAGGTCCAGGGGTCTTCAGTGCCCCTCCAGAGGAGCCCCGAGCCCTCAGGCCTGCAAGCACAGGCTTCAGAGGAGCCAGCAGCCCTCCCCCTGAGGAGGCTCTGCCATTTGAGTTTGATGGAGGAGGCTTTGGGGGTGACAACCAACCCCCTGGGCTCCCCCGAGCTATCCCACAAATCGACTACGACGGCGGCCAGTTCGCGGCAGTCGCGATCCCGAGTGCGGTCCTCCTCGCTCCCGGCGCGAACGAGCCCCCCCTCTGGGTCCCGGGCGCCAGCAGCAGCCCATCCCGAGAGGCCGTCGGCGCTCCTTCACACCTCACAGGCGACAGCCCCCCGATGGAGATCCCCGGACCCCAGCTCGAGATTGGCAGAGCCCCCATTGGGGTCGACTACGCTCCCGTCAACATGGACAGCCCCCCAATCGCGTTGGATGGCCCGCCCATCGAGGTCTCCCGAGCCCCAGTTAAGAGAGAGCgagcagagggagagagaccCCCAGCTGAGGGAGAAGCAGCCGAGATGGAAGGAAGCTCAGCCGCCGCTGCCGCGGAGGGAGGAAAGGTCCCCTCTACGGGGGACGGCGCCCCTGCCGCcggggccgccccagcctctcccGCCGCCGGGGCCGCCCCTGCCGCTCCAGCCCCCGGGGCAGCCCCTGCGGCCCCTGCTTCCGGAGCCCGCCCCAAGCTGCGTTTCCTTAGACCCCCCAGCCCCGAGATCCAGGCTGCCGATCCGCCTACTCCGCAGCCTCCTCGGGCGTTTGCCTGGCGGGGCAGGTCGGAGCGCGGCCACGACGACGACGAAGGGTCGGTCAGCAGCGACGACGACCACAGCAGCGACGAATCCGACGATGGGACCTCCGGATGCCACCGCTGGCTGCAATCCCGGAGAAACCGCCGCCGCCGCAAGCCCCGGCGCAACTTGCTCCGCAACTTCCTCATGCAAGCCTTCGGAGGCTGCTTCGGCCGGgccgagagcccccagcccaaAGCCCCGCGCAGCCCCAAGGTCAAGAAGGTTCCTCTGGCGGAGAAGCGCCGACAGATGCGCAAGGAAGCCCTGGAGAAGCGCGCCCAGAAGCGCGCAGAGAAGAAACGCAGCAAGCTCATCGACAAGCAACTGCAGGAAGAAAAGATGGGCTACATGTGTACACACCGCCTGCTGCTTCTAGGTAAGGCGGCGGGCCGTGCCCGTGGGGAGCGGGGCCGCTGAGGGACCCCGGGAGTGGGCGGCAGGGCTGCCCATTGGGGCTCGGGGCCTGGCGGTGGGAGGAGGGAGACTGGGCCAAGGCGGGAAGAGCCTGCTAGAAAGTTCCAGTGAGGGGCCCTAACTTTGCCCTGGGAGCGGGTGAGGGGCTTGGGAGGGCTTGGGTGGTCGAAGTATGTGCCCTCCAGGGAGAAAAGTGGTGCCGTACAACACTGAGGGTCGTTTCCAGCTGGACAAACCAGCGCCAGCGACCGTAAGATGCCCCCGAGTCCTGGGGTGGGGTCCGGCAAGAAAGGCGGGGGCTTCAGGTGAGCCAGGAACTGCCGGGAGGGGCCTGGGATTCCCCAGGCTCGGCTGGTTGGGGCCATGGTGGGCTGGGGTCGTTGGGGAAGGTGCGCCCCCGCCTCGCCTGGCACGGCTGCTTGGATTCAGACAGCTTGTCGTTGGTGTGTGTTGGTGTCCATATTGTGTTCGCCTGTGCATGATATGCTCAAGTGTCCCCCAGTTCCCATCCCCGGCACCCCCAAATTACCCGCCGACTGTGTACTTGTACTGGGGAGCGGGCTGTCTCGTGTTTTGCGCCATGGCGCGGGCAAAAACTTTCCGTGTTCGCACACTCTGGTGGTACCTGTGCGCTGGCGCTCTGCAGCGGGCGGCGTGAAAAATGCGGAGAAGGTGGTGGGGCATCTTGGGTGATGTGTTGGGCCACTGGCCGGGGGGGAGAAGGGGCGCCTCCCGTTGGCCTCCCGTAACCTTTTTTCTgtatgtctttctctcttttttccctttgcGCTAAGCGTTTCCTCACTTCTCATTCGTTCGCCAAACCCTCCCGCCTTTACGGTTGAAAAAACAGACACTCAGGTATCTGGGGCGTCAGGGGCTGCACCCCTAAGCTCGGTATTCTGCATACATCAGCTCACCTGGTGGGGGATGGCGGGGTAGGGAGGTGGAGGGCGGGAGGAAAACACTTAACATGCTGGAGGCGAGTCTCAATCCCAAACCACCCGGGGCTGCTGCCAGGGGGGTGGGCGTGGCTGTgtgttaaaaatatgaaataatttcttcCTAGGGAAGAGCCAGAGGTAAGCCAATCATTTACCCTTTTACAAAGAGTGTAGTAGGAGGGGCTTGGTTTTTACAAGAGAGGGGCTGTGCCTTGGGAGTGGAATGCCGTCTTGTGTTTGAgttgcaattaaaataaaattttttcaaaaatgctTCCAGTGTATTTTAAGTATGTGGACGAAATATAGTAAAACTGTGAATATGACTTGTAAAACATGTAAATGTTTGCACGTGAATTTTTTCAAGCAGCTGTAGCTGGGGGCAAAGAGGACCAAAGGTAAGCTCCTCTAAAGTGGGCTGGGATACCCCAAAATGTGAAAGGTTATAGTGGGTACCTTTggcggccctcccctccccccttctCTTCACCTTTTCCACCTTTCCGTGACCCTTCCTACTCCGGGATCCCCCTCTTCCCCCAGCAATACCCTCCCCCTGTTTTCCTGGCCCTTCCCACTCGGCACCTTCCCTTTCTCAAATCTCTGCTTAGCTCAAAGGAGCAAATTATCAATGGTCTGAGTGTGTAGCTTTAAGTGTAAATTTAGGCTtgtatgtaaatttaaaaagtaaagcgCCACAaccttaatttattttattttctgaaaactttCAAGGGATTTCAAGATCACAATTGTGCTCCTTTGTTAAATTTTTATAATGTTTGTCCGTTTTAATTAATGACCTTATGGACATAACTATACCATTGTGATGTGTGTTTTTCACAAATCACAGTTTTAAATGTGATGGTCATTTTAATTGTGCCCACCCAGGGAAATAATGACATCATCATTTTCCCAGAAATATACAGAAGAGGGGgtagtttaaaattttcaatGTCCCAACTGCACCAAGACCACAGAGCCTCAAATGACAGCACACTGTTTCCTTGCAGACAACCGGCTTTGCATAACAGGCCCATTTCAATATTCCCAGCATAACTCTAGCAAGCAAACCGCTGATGGGGGAGGGGGGACACAGAGGGTGCAGACAGGAGAGCCAGATGACAGTGTGCACACAACCCTAACTGGCCACCTCCCTTACATGCTGGAGCCTCAGTTGCCTAGTTTGTGAAATGAAGCCTACCCACCAGGAAGTCTCCTTTGCTCCAGGTCTTGAGCCCTCTAttgtggtggtgggggggtggggagtgcAGTCGGTTGATATCAGCACTAGAGGCTCACACCATAGGTGATGCAAACGTCCATGCTGCAGCCCATTGGGAGCCAAGTATTAAGAATCTTAGCAGTTTCCCTTGTTTACCCTTGTTTGGTATCCAGAGGGGGAATTAActttaataaaaggaaatttgCTGGGGTCAccctgccctcttcctggctctgCCCCCAGGGTGTTAGTGGCAAGCACATTTGGAGACAGTGCAGTTTGGGAGGCTAAATCCTAGGCCACATCTTGTAGCACAAGTGTTAACCTGTGTGGCCATGTggtttgtcagtttcattttgccAAAATGACAAGCGAGGAGTCCCTTCTGGGTCTGAGTGActggggaggggaaaggaggaagaaTGAGTACTTACTTACATTTAGGACAGGATTTCTTACATTCTAGCCCCAACATAAAACACAAGACACAGCCATATATTCCTCCCTCTGAAAATGCAGATCAAATGACCATCCTTTGATTGGGTTCCTAATTTGTGACATGCAGATTCATCTGTTGCTTTAAaaatgagtgtgtgtatgtgtgtatataggcCCTCTCTGTTTTTATTGCCCAAACAGCTTAACCATTTTACAGGGAATCTTAAAAAGGAAACGAGTAGGTAAGTAGATAATAACATGACTAAAATTTG
This sequence is a window from Manis pentadactyla isolate mManPen7 chromosome 5, mManPen7.hap1, whole genome shotgun sequence. Protein-coding genes within it:
- the LOC118920139 gene encoding guanine nucleotide-binding protein G(s) subunit alpha isoforms XLas-like, whose product is MGVCNGLDGNNMSGQCNIPLELGEQLEQPLLEAPGAAAPSAGPGTAEEMETEPPHSEPVPIEIEGEACGPPEISSPNRQDLNQATEEAGTRGSHSPPPEEAMPFEVGQPSLGGFWPTLEQPGGTPGAHGGLEAFSPAFTEPGVFGDARSGLGRYSPPPEEAMPFEFEQPTQEGCSQLLLQVSDLAPGGPGPGVFSAPPEEPRALRPASTGFRGASSPPPEEALPFEFDGGGFGGDNQPPGLPRAIPQIDYDGGQFAAVAIPSAVLLAPGANEPPLWVPGASSSPSREAVGAPSHLTGDSPPMEIPGPQLEIGRAPIGVDYAPVNMDSPPIALDGPPIEVSRAPVKRERAEGERPPAEGEAAEMEGSSAAAAAEGGKVPSTGDGAPAAGAAPASPAAGAAPAAPAPGAAPAAPASGARPKLRFLRPPSPEIQAADPPTPQPPRAFAWRGRSERGHDDDEGSVSSDDDHSSDESDDGTSGCHRWLQSRRNRRRRKPRRNLLRNFLMQAFGGCFGRAESPQPKAPRSPKVKKVPLAEKRRQMRKEALEKRAQKRAEKKRSKLIDKQLQEEKMGYMCTHRLLLLGRKVVPYNTEGRFQLDKPAPATVRCPRVLGWGPARKAGASGEPGTAGRGLGFPRLGWLGPWWAGVVGEGAPPPRLARLLGFRQLVVGVCWCPYCVRLCMICSSVPQFPSPAPPNYPPTVYLYWGAGCLVFCAMARAKTFRVRTLWWYLCAGALQRAA